The Deinococcus koreensis genome window below encodes:
- the sufU gene encoding Fe-S cluster assembly sulfur transfer protein SufU, which produces MSALQAMYKQVIMEHSRKPRNAGELPGATHTGEGHNPSCGDGLRLQLQLEGDTIRDVHATATGCAISVASASLMTVALRGRTVAQARETAQAFTQMIRTGEADAALGDLMALQGVHTLHTRVKCATLPWQTLDVLLSSPTDTQP; this is translated from the coding sequence GTGAGCGCGCTGCAGGCCATGTACAAGCAGGTGATCATGGAGCATTCCCGGAAGCCCCGCAATGCCGGCGAGCTGCCCGGAGCCACGCATACCGGGGAGGGCCACAACCCCAGCTGCGGCGATGGGCTCCGGCTCCAGCTCCAGCTGGAGGGCGACACGATCCGGGACGTGCATGCCACCGCGACGGGCTGCGCCATTTCGGTCGCCAGCGCCAGCCTCATGACGGTGGCGCTGCGGGGCCGGACGGTGGCCCAGGCGCGCGAGACCGCCCAGGCCTTCACGCAGATGATCCGCACCGGCGAGGCGGACGCGGCGCTGGGCGACCTGATGGCGCTGCAGGGTGTCCATACCCTGCACACCCGCGTGAAGTGCGCCACGCTGCCCTGGCAGACGCTGGACGTGCTGCTGTCGTCTCCCACCGACACCCAGCCCTGA
- a CDS encoding LacI family DNA-binding transcriptional regulator, which produces MASIQDVAHLAHVSTATASRALSRPDMVAPGTRERVLQAARELGYQPNVLARSLRQRETRTIGLIVADILNPFHATLAKGAQDSADQHGYTVFLFNSDEEPEKERRAIDTLRGHLPQGLIVVPTSGTREHLSTLPELPVVELDRVSGNPGSTTITVDNVGGAHAATRHLLELGHRCIGMIVGQQDISTAVERRQGFRTALEEAGVPSDDALVVPGNHREDDGYRAAHQLLSLPAPQRPSALFVGNNEMTVGAVLAVRELGLRIPADLSIVGFDDSRWAQTMSPPLTVIAQPAYELGRLACEHLIGLLGQARPAPPTHVQLPTELVIRHSTGPPPDPSPDRRPHRPPPGPSPLRP; this is translated from the coding sequence ATGGCCAGTATCCAGGATGTCGCCCACCTCGCCCACGTGTCCACGGCCACCGCTTCACGCGCGCTGAGCCGGCCGGACATGGTGGCGCCGGGCACGCGGGAGCGGGTGCTGCAGGCGGCCCGGGAACTGGGGTACCAGCCCAACGTGCTGGCCCGCAGCCTGCGGCAACGGGAGACGCGCACCATCGGCCTGATCGTGGCAGACATCCTCAACCCCTTCCACGCCACGCTCGCCAAGGGCGCGCAGGACAGCGCCGACCAGCACGGCTACACGGTCTTCCTGTTCAACTCCGACGAGGAACCCGAGAAGGAGCGCCGGGCCATCGACACCCTGCGCGGCCACCTGCCCCAGGGCCTGATCGTGGTGCCCACCAGCGGCACGCGCGAGCACCTCAGCACCCTGCCCGAGCTGCCCGTGGTCGAACTCGACCGGGTCAGCGGCAACCCCGGCTCCACGACCATCACGGTCGACAACGTGGGCGGCGCGCACGCCGCGACCCGGCACCTGCTGGAACTCGGACACCGCTGTATCGGCATGATCGTGGGGCAGCAGGACATCAGCACCGCCGTGGAACGCCGCCAGGGCTTCCGCACGGCGCTGGAGGAGGCTGGCGTGCCCTCCGACGACGCGCTCGTGGTGCCCGGCAACCACCGTGAGGACGACGGCTACCGCGCCGCCCACCAGCTCCTGAGTCTGCCGGCGCCCCAGCGGCCCAGCGCGCTGTTCGTGGGCAACAACGAGATGACGGTCGGGGCCGTGCTGGCCGTCAGGGAACTGGGCCTGAGGATCCCGGCCGACCTGAGCATCGTGGGCTTCGACGATTCGCGCTGGGCCCAGACCATGTCGCCGCCCCTGACCGTGATCGCCCAGCCCGCCTACGAATTGGGCCGGCTGGCCTGCGAGCACCTGATCGGGCTGCTGGGTCAGGCCCGCCCCGCCCCACCCACCCACGTCCAGCTGCCCACCGAACTCGTGATCCGCCACTCGACCGGCCCACCCCCGGATCCATCGCCCGATCGGCGTCCACACCGTCCGCCCCCTGGCCCTTCGCCCCTTCGCCCCTAA
- a CDS encoding sugar ABC transporter substrate-binding protein yields the protein MQKNKMVLATAVLALSAAAIVTSAVAQANQPIIGLITKTETNPFFVKMKEGAQKEATRLGAKLMTAAGKQDGDNAGQVTAIENMVAAGAKTILITPSDSKAIVPAIAKARAAGVMVIALDSPTEPASAVDALFATNNYQAGILIGKWAKASMGSKKAVIATLDLFPGHPVGIARHNGFLEGFGVKGVTSKSPDLVNTSVVCAQDSFGDQAKGQTAMENCLQKNPDINVVYTINEPAAAGAYQALKAAGKEKDVLIVSVDGGCAGVRNVQAGVIGATSQQYPLKMASMGVAAGVNYAKTGKKASGYVDTGVALITNKAIAGVKSNDGKFGLANCWGE from the coding sequence ATGCAGAAAAACAAGATGGTTCTGGCCACCGCCGTCCTCGCCCTGAGCGCCGCCGCCATCGTGACCAGCGCCGTGGCCCAGGCCAACCAGCCCATCATCGGGCTGATCACCAAGACCGAGACCAACCCCTTCTTCGTGAAGATGAAGGAAGGCGCGCAGAAGGAAGCGACCCGCCTGGGCGCCAAGCTGATGACGGCCGCCGGCAAGCAGGACGGCGACAACGCCGGGCAGGTCACCGCCATCGAGAACATGGTCGCGGCCGGCGCCAAGACCATCCTGATCACGCCCAGCGACTCCAAGGCCATCGTGCCCGCCATCGCCAAGGCCCGCGCCGCCGGCGTGATGGTCATCGCGCTGGACTCCCCCACCGAGCCGGCTTCGGCCGTGGACGCGCTGTTCGCCACCAACAACTACCAGGCCGGCATATTGATCGGGAAATGGGCCAAGGCCAGCATGGGCAGCAAGAAGGCCGTGATCGCCACCCTCGACCTGTTCCCCGGCCACCCGGTCGGCATCGCCCGCCACAACGGCTTCCTGGAGGGCTTCGGGGTCAAGGGCGTGACGAGCAAGAGCCCGGATCTCGTGAACACCAGCGTCGTGTGCGCCCAGGACTCCTTCGGCGACCAGGCCAAGGGCCAGACCGCCATGGAGAACTGCCTGCAGAAGAACCCGGACATCAACGTGGTGTACACCATCAACGAACCCGCCGCGGCGGGCGCCTACCAGGCCCTGAAGGCCGCGGGCAAGGAAAAGGACGTGCTGATCGTCTCGGTCGACGGTGGCTGCGCGGGTGTGCGCAACGTGCAGGCCGGCGTGATCGGCGCCACCAGCCAGCAGTACCCCCTGAAGATGGCCTCCATGGGCGTCGCGGCGGGCGTGAACTACGCCAAGACCGGCAAGAAGGCGTCGGGCTACGTCGATACCGGCGTCGCCCTGATCACCAACAAGGCCATCGCCGGCGTGAAGAGCAACGACGGCAAGTTCGGCCTCGCCAACTGCTGGGGCGAGTAA
- a CDS encoding ABC transporter permease — translation MTQPSTAPPAKRSFHLPNFSTLGPLIALLVACIFFATQSDRFLTLNTFSLILQQASFVGVIAIGQTLIILTAGIDLSCGMIMALSSMVIGKLAVEQGLPVGLAILAGFAVGAFVGWLNGLLITRWKLPPFIVTLGMYSIVFAAVRIYSRATSVPMPPDGLTFLAQRFELFGTRFSYGSLLMLLLFLLTWLYLNYTAPGRHIYALGNNPEAVRLSGINNNRLLLSVYTFAGLLYGVAALLLLERIGGASPEAGQTENLESITAVVIGGTSLFGGRGNVLGTLIGALIVGVFRSGLTLMGLDSVYQNLITGILIILAVATDQFSRRRS, via the coding sequence ATGACCCAACCGAGCACCGCGCCGCCGGCCAAGCGTTCCTTCCACCTGCCCAACTTCAGCACGCTGGGGCCGCTGATCGCGCTGCTGGTCGCCTGCATCTTCTTCGCCACGCAGTCCGACCGCTTCCTGACCCTGAACACCTTTTCCCTGATCCTGCAGCAGGCGTCCTTTGTGGGCGTGATCGCCATCGGGCAGACATTGATCATCCTGACCGCCGGGATCGACCTGAGCTGCGGCATGATCATGGCGCTGTCGAGCATGGTGATCGGCAAACTGGCCGTCGAGCAGGGCCTGCCGGTGGGCCTGGCGATCCTGGCCGGCTTCGCGGTCGGGGCCTTCGTCGGCTGGCTCAACGGCCTGCTGATCACCCGCTGGAAACTGCCGCCCTTCATCGTGACGCTGGGGATGTATTCGATCGTGTTCGCGGCGGTGCGGATCTACTCCCGGGCCACCTCCGTGCCCATGCCGCCCGACGGCCTGACCTTCCTGGCGCAGCGCTTCGAGCTGTTCGGTACGCGCTTCTCGTACGGCTCGCTGCTGATGCTGCTGCTGTTCCTCCTGACCTGGCTGTACCTGAACTACACCGCGCCGGGCCGGCACATCTACGCGCTGGGCAACAACCCCGAGGCCGTGCGCCTGAGCGGCATCAACAACAACCGCCTGCTGCTCAGCGTGTACACCTTCGCCGGCCTGCTGTACGGCGTGGCCGCCCTGCTGCTGCTGGAACGCATCGGCGGCGCCTCGCCCGAGGCGGGCCAGACCGAGAACCTGGAAAGCATCACGGCCGTGGTGATCGGCGGCACCAGCCTGTTCGGCGGGCGCGGCAACGTGCTGGGCACCCTGATCGGCGCCCTGATCGTGGGCGTGTTCCGCTCCGGCCTGACCCTGATGGGCCTGGACAGCGTGTACCAGAACCTGATCACCGGCATCCTGATCATCCTGGCCGTGGCCACCGATCAGTTCTCGCGGAGGAGATCATGA
- a CDS encoding ATP-binding cassette domain-containing protein, which yields MEARGLVKRYGQVVAMNGADFELRPGEIMAVIGDNGAGKSSLIKALSGAVTPDEGQIFLEGRPVAFRSPIDARREGIETVYQDLAVAPAMTIAENLFLGREILRPGPVAKLLKLIDRKKMLEEATRHMQGLQFAIKSMSQPVETLSGGQRQGVAVARSAAFARHVVIMDEPTAALGVREGNMVLDLIRQVRDKGLPVILISHNMPHVFEVADRIHVHRMGRRAAILNPKVISMADTVSVMTGALRPEDLSPDMLAG from the coding sequence ATGGAAGCGCGCGGCCTCGTCAAGCGCTACGGGCAGGTCGTGGCCATGAACGGCGCCGACTTCGAGCTGCGGCCCGGCGAGATCATGGCCGTGATCGGCGACAACGGCGCGGGCAAGAGCAGTCTCATCAAGGCGCTCTCCGGCGCGGTCACGCCCGACGAGGGCCAGATCTTCCTGGAGGGCCGCCCGGTGGCCTTCCGCTCCCCCATCGACGCGCGGCGCGAGGGGATAGAAACGGTGTATCAGGATCTGGCGGTGGCGCCCGCCATGACGATCGCCGAGAACCTGTTCCTGGGCCGCGAGATCCTGCGCCCCGGCCCGGTCGCCAAACTGCTCAAGCTGATCGACAGGAAGAAGATGCTGGAGGAGGCCACCCGCCACATGCAGGGCCTGCAGTTCGCCATCAAGAGCATGAGCCAGCCGGTGGAAACCCTCTCGGGCGGGCAGCGGCAGGGCGTGGCGGTGGCCAGAAGCGCGGCCTTCGCGCGGCACGTGGTGATCATGGACGAACCCACCGCCGCGCTGGGCGTGCGCGAGGGCAACATGGTGCTCGACCTGATCCGTCAGGTGCGCGACAAGGGCCTGCCGGTGATCCTGATCTCTCACAACATGCCCCACGTGTTCGAGGTCGCCGACCGCATCCACGTGCACCGCATGGGCCGGCGGGCCGCCATCCTGAACCCGAAGGTCATCTCGATGGCCGACACCGTGTCCGTGATGACCGGCGCCCTCCGCCCCGAGGACCTGAGCCCCGACATGCTGGCGGGCTGA
- the odhB gene encoding 2-oxoglutarate dehydrogenase complex dihydrolipoyllysine-residue succinyltransferase, with protein sequence MADIRVPVFSESVSEGTLLTWHKKPGEAVKRGDLLAEIETDKVVLEIQAQQDGVLQGVLKNEGDTVLSEEVLGTMGEAGAAAPAEAPAAASVPQAAAPAPANEATRRDDLSPAVRKIVAEQNLDPAQIPATGPRGNITKDDAVVAAQGGLTYQGPQSAAEPASMKAAQTPAAQTPAAQVPVPAIPSGPRTEQRVPMTRIRARIAERLKEVQNTAALLTTFNEVNMKPAMDLRKKYQDQFVAKHGVKLGFMSLFVRAATEALKAFPVVNASVDGKDIIYHGYYDIGIAVASERGLVVPILRDTEQMSLAGIEKGIADFAVKAKGGKLTMEDMSGGTFSITNGGTFGSMMSTPIINAPQSAILGMHNIIERPIAQNGQVVIAPMMYLALSYDHRIIDGKEAVQFLVMIKNLLEDPARMLLEL encoded by the coding sequence ATGGCGGACATCAGAGTTCCAGTATTCAGCGAGTCGGTCAGCGAGGGCACCCTGCTGACCTGGCATAAGAAGCCCGGCGAGGCGGTCAAGCGCGGCGACCTGCTGGCCGAGATCGAGACCGACAAGGTGGTGCTGGAAATCCAGGCCCAGCAGGACGGCGTGCTGCAGGGCGTGCTCAAGAACGAGGGCGACACCGTGCTCAGCGAGGAAGTGCTGGGCACTATGGGTGAGGCGGGCGCGGCCGCTCCGGCGGAAGCGCCGGCCGCCGCGTCTGTCCCACAGGCGGCGGCGCCCGCACCCGCCAACGAGGCCACGCGCCGCGACGACCTCTCGCCCGCGGTCCGCAAGATCGTGGCCGAGCAGAACCTCGACCCGGCGCAGATTCCCGCGACCGGGCCACGCGGCAACATCACCAAGGACGACGCGGTGGTGGCGGCCCAGGGCGGCCTGACCTACCAGGGGCCGCAGTCGGCCGCCGAGCCCGCGAGCATGAAGGCGGCCCAGACTCCGGCAGCCCAGACTCCGGCCGCCCAGGTGCCAGTGCCGGCCATCCCCTCCGGCCCGCGCACCGAGCAGCGCGTCCCCATGACGCGCATCCGCGCCCGCATCGCCGAACGCCTCAAGGAAGTGCAGAACACCGCCGCGCTGCTCACCACCTTCAACGAGGTGAACATGAAGCCGGCGATGGATCTTCGCAAGAAGTACCAGGATCAGTTCGTGGCCAAGCACGGCGTGAAACTGGGCTTCATGAGCCTGTTCGTGCGCGCCGCGACCGAGGCCCTGAAAGCCTTCCCGGTTGTGAACGCTTCCGTGGACGGCAAGGACATCATCTACCACGGCTACTACGACATCGGCATCGCGGTCGCCTCCGAGCGCGGCCTGGTCGTGCCGATCCTGCGCGACACCGAACAGATGAGTCTGGCGGGCATCGAGAAGGGCATCGCGGACTTCGCCGTGAAGGCCAAGGGCGGCAAGCTGACCATGGAGGACATGTCGGGCGGCACCTTCTCCATCACCAACGGCGGCACCTTCGGCTCCATGATGAGCACCCCGATCATCAACGCCCCGCAGAGCGCCATCCTCGGGATGCACAACATCATCGAGCGGCCCATCGCCCAGAATGGTCAGGTCGTGATCGCCCCGATGATGTACCTGGCCCTCAGCTACGACCACCGCATCATCGACGGCAAGGAAGCGGTGCAGTTCCTCGTGATGATCAAGAACCTGCTGGAAGACCCGGCCCGGATGCTGCTGGAACTGTAA
- a CDS encoding PfkB family carbohydrate kinase has translation MTPKSGTVIVLGSLNLDVLLRVPHLPRAGETMHSRGLDFVPGGKGANQAAACSALGTRTRMIGAVGADDGGTLLRAALRERGVEVSGVRTIPDSASGQAYIHVAPDGENTITLHGGANQALGEAELGALDAALAGSRVLLLQLEVPLQVNLQAAQRARAAGVTVILDPAPAVPELPREFLACVDVLTPNEHEAQTLTGEADPLAGARALRRLGVPAVIVKRGSQSTLLLQGDRVQEFPVSAVQVVSTVAAGDTFNGALASALAAGQSLLEATAFAVQAASLRVSRPPGYGHLPTGAEVGGSC, from the coding sequence GTGACCCCCAAATCCGGAACCGTGATCGTGCTGGGCAGCCTGAATCTGGACGTACTGCTGCGCGTGCCCCACCTGCCGCGGGCCGGCGAGACCATGCATTCGCGCGGGCTGGACTTCGTGCCCGGCGGCAAGGGGGCCAATCAGGCGGCGGCCTGCTCGGCGCTGGGCACCCGCACCCGCATGATCGGCGCGGTGGGCGCCGACGACGGCGGCACGCTGCTCCGGGCGGCCCTGCGGGAACGCGGGGTGGAGGTCTCCGGTGTCCGAACCATCCCGGACAGCGCCAGCGGGCAGGCCTACATCCACGTCGCCCCGGACGGCGAGAACACCATCACCCTGCACGGCGGCGCGAACCAGGCGCTGGGCGAGGCTGAGCTGGGCGCACTGGACGCGGCGCTGGCCGGTTCTCGCGTGCTCCTGCTGCAGCTGGAAGTGCCGCTGCAGGTGAACCTCCAGGCGGCGCAGCGGGCGCGGGCTGCGGGCGTCACCGTGATCCTCGACCCGGCCCCGGCGGTGCCCGAGCTGCCGCGTGAGTTCCTGGCCTGCGTGGATGTCCTCACCCCCAACGAGCACGAGGCGCAGACCCTGACCGGCGAGGCCGACCCGCTGGCGGGCGCTCGGGCGCTCCGGCGGCTGGGGGTGCCCGCCGTGATCGTCAAACGCGGCTCGCAGAGCACGCTGCTGCTTCAGGGCGACCGGGTGCAGGAGTTCCCGGTGTCGGCCGTGCAGGTCGTCAGCACCGTCGCGGCGGGGGACACCTTCAACGGGGCGCTGGCGAGCGCTCTGGCTGCCGGGCAGTCGTTGCTGGAGGCGACGGCGTTCGCGGTACAGGCGGCGAGCCTGCGCGTGTCACGGCCGCCGGGGTACGGGCATCTGCCGACAGGGGCGGAGGTGGGGGGCAGTTGCTGA
- a CDS encoding 2-oxoglutarate dehydrogenase E1 component has translation MTVSQTIMSGANAAFIEGLYEAYLADPQSVDAGWRAYFDQVRGGAPETAHSPIQRAFYDLGQTRRGAAAPAGGAAQGMSGAQQAAGALITSYRVYGHISARSNPLRMRGLPVVPELTPEFYGLTEADLQEHVRDGPFEGPLREVIAQLQETYCGTIGFEYNYLPANERQWFQARIEQGRGQGRHDLTPGERRRLMQKLTAAEGLELYLRNKYPGVKRFGLEGGESFIPLVDRIIQQAGRAGVKEVVLGMAHRGRLNTLVNIFGKKPSDLFDEFDGKKKISDDPDVAGDVKYHMGFSSDVRTPGGAMHLAMAFNPSHLEIVSPVVHGSVRARQDRRGDTERRTVLPITVHGDAAVSGQGVVMETLNLSRLRGFATGGAVRIVINNQIGFTISDPRDTRSSRYCTDIAKVANAPVLHVNGDDPEAVAFCGDLAVAYRQEFGKDVFIDLIGFRRNGHNEGDEPRMTQPIMYREIDQHPGARAIYAKALEESGVLAPGEGDALVAKFRDQLDAGESVVEEMENLAQSALAVDWKSYTDTHWDRDGVSTAVPVEKLTELGLKLAAVPEGFKVHRTIERTVIGPREAMARGEQPLDWGMGEMLAYASLLDEGYGVRLVGQDSGRGTFVHRHAVLHDQNAADPLNEEYMALAHLREGQGRVEVVDSTLSEEAVLAFEYGYSTSEPKGLVAWEAQFGDFANGAQAVVDQFLSAGESKWQRLSGLVMLLPHGYEGAGPEHSSARLERYLQLCAQKNMQVVVPSSSAQIFHLLRRQVLRPYRKPLIVMTPKSLLRNKQAMSPLNELSGGRFQEVIGDPEVQKARRVVISSGKLHWELAEARDADRDGYAGTALIRLEQLYPFPADALSAELAAHPGAQVVWAQEEPQNQGAWLMIWEDLERVLAPGQTLSSATRARSASTATGYASVHAREQAAVIATALGEPVQKEVIQEQKELAQTAQQDG, from the coding sequence ATGACGGTTTCTCAGACGATCATGTCAGGTGCGAACGCGGCCTTCATCGAGGGCCTGTACGAAGCGTACCTGGCTGACCCTCAGAGCGTAGACGCCGGGTGGCGCGCCTACTTCGATCAGGTGCGGGGAGGCGCGCCCGAGACGGCGCATTCGCCCATTCAGCGGGCCTTCTACGACCTGGGCCAGACGCGCCGGGGCGCCGCGGCGCCGGCAGGCGGGGCCGCCCAGGGCATGAGCGGCGCCCAGCAGGCGGCGGGCGCGCTGATCACCTCGTACCGCGTGTACGGCCACATCAGCGCCCGCAGTAATCCGCTGCGGATGCGCGGGCTGCCGGTGGTGCCCGAGCTGACCCCCGAGTTCTACGGCCTCACCGAGGCCGACCTGCAGGAGCACGTCAGGGACGGCCCCTTCGAGGGCCCGCTGCGCGAGGTGATCGCCCAGCTGCAGGAGACCTACTGCGGCACCATCGGCTTCGAATACAACTATCTGCCCGCGAACGAGCGCCAGTGGTTCCAGGCGCGCATCGAGCAGGGGCGTGGGCAGGGCCGCCACGACCTCACCCCCGGCGAACGCCGCCGCCTGATGCAGAAGCTCACGGCCGCCGAGGGGCTGGAACTCTACCTGCGCAACAAGTACCCCGGCGTCAAGCGTTTCGGCCTGGAGGGCGGCGAGAGCTTCATCCCGCTGGTCGACCGGATCATCCAGCAGGCCGGGCGCGCGGGCGTGAAGGAAGTCGTGCTGGGCATGGCCCACCGCGGGAGACTCAACACCCTGGTCAACATCTTCGGCAAGAAGCCCAGCGACCTCTTCGACGAGTTCGACGGCAAGAAGAAGATCAGCGACGACCCTGACGTGGCCGGCGACGTGAAGTACCACATGGGCTTTTCCAGCGACGTGCGGACGCCCGGCGGCGCCATGCACCTGGCGATGGCCTTCAACCCCAGCCACCTGGAGATCGTCTCGCCGGTGGTGCACGGCTCGGTGCGCGCCCGCCAGGATCGCCGGGGCGACACCGAGCGCCGCACCGTGCTGCCCATCACGGTGCACGGCGACGCGGCGGTAAGCGGGCAGGGCGTGGTCATGGAGACCCTGAACCTCTCGCGCCTGCGCGGCTTCGCCACGGGCGGCGCGGTTCGCATCGTGATCAACAACCAGATCGGCTTCACGATCTCCGACCCGCGCGACACCCGCTCCTCGCGCTACTGCACCGACATCGCCAAGGTCGCCAACGCGCCCGTGCTGCACGTCAACGGCGACGACCCCGAGGCCGTGGCCTTCTGCGGCGACCTCGCTGTGGCCTACCGCCAGGAGTTCGGCAAGGACGTCTTCATCGACCTGATCGGCTTCCGCCGCAACGGCCACAACGAGGGCGACGAGCCGCGCATGACCCAGCCCATCATGTACCGCGAGATCGACCAGCACCCCGGCGCGCGGGCCATCTACGCGAAGGCTCTCGAGGAGTCCGGCGTGCTCGCCCCGGGCGAGGGCGACGCGCTGGTGGCGAAGTTCCGCGATCAGCTCGACGCCGGCGAGTCGGTGGTCGAGGAGATGGAAAACCTCGCCCAGAGCGCCCTGGCGGTCGACTGGAAGAGCTACACCGACACCCACTGGGACAGGGACGGGGTCTCGACCGCCGTGCCCGTGGAGAAGCTGACCGAACTGGGCCTGAAGCTGGCCGCCGTGCCGGAGGGCTTCAAGGTGCACCGCACCATCGAGCGCACCGTCATAGGGCCCCGCGAGGCGATGGCCCGCGGCGAGCAGCCGCTCGACTGGGGCATGGGTGAGATGCTGGCCTACGCCTCGCTGCTGGATGAGGGCTACGGCGTGCGGCTGGTGGGTCAGGACTCGGGGCGCGGCACCTTCGTGCACCGCCACGCGGTATTGCACGATCAGAACGCCGCCGACCCGCTGAACGAGGAATACATGGCGCTGGCCCACCTGCGTGAAGGCCAGGGCCGCGTGGAGGTCGTCGATTCCACGCTCTCCGAGGAAGCGGTGCTGGCCTTCGAGTACGGCTACTCGACCTCCGAGCCCAAGGGCCTGGTCGCCTGGGAAGCGCAGTTCGGCGACTTCGCCAACGGCGCGCAGGCGGTCGTGGATCAGTTCCTCTCGGCGGGCGAGAGCAAGTGGCAGCGCCTGAGCGGGCTGGTCATGCTGCTGCCGCACGGCTACGAGGGCGCCGGCCCCGAGCACTCCAGCGCGAGGCTGGAGCGCTACCTGCAGCTGTGCGCGCAGAAGAACATGCAGGTCGTGGTGCCCAGCTCCTCGGCGCAGATCTTCCACCTGCTGCGCCGTCAGGTCTTGCGCCCCTACCGCAAGCCGCTGATCGTGATGACGCCCAAGAGCCTGCTGCGCAACAAGCAGGCCATGAGCCCCCTGAACGAACTGTCGGGCGGCCGCTTCCAGGAGGTCATCGGCGATCCCGAGGTGCAGAAGGCCCGCCGCGTGGTCATCTCCTCGGGCAAGCTGCACTGGGAACTCGCCGAGGCCCGCGACGCCGACCGCGACGGGTACGCCGGCACCGCCCTGATCCGCCTGGAGCAGCTCTACCCCTTCCCGGCCGACGCCCTGAGCGCCGAGCTGGCCGCCCACCCCGGCGCGCAGGTCGTGTGGGCGCAGGAGGAGCCCCAGAACCAGGGCGCCTGGCTGATGATCTGGGAAGACCTGGAACGCGTGCTCGCCCCGGGGCAGACCCTGAGCAGCGCCACGCGCGCCCGCAGCGCCTCCACCGCCACCGGCTACGCCTCGGTGCACGCCCGCGAGCAGGCCGCCGTGATCGCCACCGCGCTGGGCGAACCGGTGCAGAAGGAAGTGATTCAGGAGCAGAAGGAACTGGCCCAGACCGCGCAGCAGGACGGCTGA
- a CDS encoding SMP-30/gluconolactonase/LRE family protein: protein MTLSATHPRFFDLFPAGATPEKLADGFTWSEGPVYVPSRGAMIFSDVRQNRTWRWTDAGRLEQETFPSHHQNGHCLDAQGRLIACSQGLRALLRQGEDGLWTILADAFKGQRLNSPNDVALHPDGSLWFSDPPYGLDNPAESYGGARELAGNWVFRLAPDGTLSAPIRDRVKPNGLRFASAERLLLADTGDSQTHAYRIAPDGKAEYERVWFTVDPGKTDGLRLDTEGRIWSSAGDGVHVLSAGGEELGRIGLPQKVSNLCFGGPGGTTLFMTAIHELWKIETTVQGQAGG from the coding sequence ATGACCCTGAGCGCGACCCATCCCCGTTTTTTCGATCTGTTCCCTGCGGGGGCCACGCCTGAAAAACTCGCGGACGGCTTCACCTGGTCCGAGGGGCCGGTGTACGTGCCCTCGCGTGGGGCGATGATCTTCAGCGACGTGCGGCAGAACCGCACCTGGCGCTGGACGGACGCGGGCCGGCTGGAGCAGGAGACCTTTCCCAGCCACCACCAGAACGGCCACTGCCTGGACGCCCAGGGCCGCCTGATCGCCTGCTCGCAGGGCCTGCGCGCCCTGCTGCGCCAGGGCGAGGACGGCCTGTGGACGATCCTGGCCGACGCCTTCAAGGGCCAGCGCCTGAACTCACCCAACGACGTGGCCCTGCACCCCGACGGCTCGCTGTGGTTCAGCGATCCCCCCTACGGCCTGGACAACCCCGCCGAGAGCTACGGCGGCGCGCGTGAGCTGGCCGGCAACTGGGTGTTCCGCCTCGCCCCGGACGGCACGCTCTCGGCCCCGATCCGCGACCGGGTCAAGCCCAACGGGCTGCGCTTCGCCTCCGCCGAGCGGCTTCTGCTGGCCGACACCGGCGACTCGCAGACCCACGCCTACCGGATAGCGCCGGACGGCAAGGCCGAGTACGAGCGCGTGTGGTTCACGGTCGATCCCGGCAAGACCGACGGCCTGCGCCTGGATACGGAGGGGCGCATCTGGAGCAGCGCCGGAGACGGCGTGCATGTCCTGAGCGCCGGGGGCGAGGAACTGGGCCGGATCGGGCTGCCCCAGAAAGTCAGCAACCTGTGTTTCGGCGGCCCGGGGGGCACCACCCTGTTCATGACCGCCATCCACGAGCTGTGGAAGATCGAGACGACCGTGCAGGGGCAGGCCGGCGGCTGA